A single Pseudomonas putida DNA region contains:
- a CDS encoding acetyl-CoA C-acetyltransferase, translating to MRSTRRVAILGGNRIPFARSNGAYATASNQAMLTAALEGLIERYRLHGLRLGEVVAGAVLKHSRDMSLTRECVLGSRLSPQTPAYDIQQACGTGLEAALLVANKIALGQIDCGIAGGVDTTSDAPIGVNEGLRRILLQANRGKTLGERLKPFLQLRPSHLIPELPRNGEPRTGLSMGEHCERMAQTWAIDRTEQDALSLHSHQQLAASYGEGWQDDLLTPFLGLTRDNNLRTDLTLEQLARLKPSFDRSGLGTLTPGNSTPLTDGASMVLLGSEQWAQQQGLPVLAYLVDGETAAVDFVTGREGLLMAPVYAVPRLLARNGLTLQDFDYYEIHEAFAAQVLCTLKAWEDAEYCRERLGLDAPLGAIDRSKLNVKGSSLAAGHPFAATGGRILANLAKLLATAGKGRGLISICAAGGQGITVLVER from the coding sequence ATGCGTTCAACTCGCCGGGTCGCGATCCTGGGCGGCAACCGTATCCCCTTCGCCCGCTCCAATGGCGCCTATGCCACTGCCAGCAATCAGGCGATGCTGACCGCAGCCCTGGAAGGCTTGATCGAGCGTTATCGCCTGCATGGGCTGCGCCTGGGTGAAGTAGTGGCTGGGGCCGTGCTCAAGCACTCGCGGGACATGAGCCTGACCCGCGAATGCGTGCTTGGCTCGCGCCTGTCGCCGCAGACGCCGGCCTACGACATCCAGCAGGCCTGCGGCACGGGCCTGGAAGCGGCGCTGCTGGTGGCCAACAAGATTGCCCTCGGGCAAATCGACTGCGGCATCGCCGGTGGAGTAGACACAACCTCCGACGCCCCTATCGGCGTCAACGAGGGGCTGCGGCGTATCCTCTTGCAGGCCAACCGCGGCAAGACACTGGGCGAGCGACTCAAGCCGTTCCTGCAATTGCGCCCGAGTCACCTGATACCCGAACTACCGCGCAATGGCGAGCCCCGCACCGGGCTGTCGATGGGCGAGCATTGCGAGCGCATGGCGCAAACCTGGGCGATTGACCGCACTGAGCAGGACGCGCTGTCGCTACACAGCCATCAGCAACTGGCGGCCTCGTATGGCGAGGGTTGGCAAGATGACCTGCTGACGCCCTTCCTGGGCCTGACCCGTGACAACAATCTGCGTACTGACCTGACCTTGGAGCAACTGGCCAGGCTCAAACCATCATTCGACCGCAGCGGCTTGGGCACGTTGACGCCGGGCAACTCCACGCCGTTGACCGATGGCGCCTCGATGGTGCTGCTTGGCAGTGAACAATGGGCACAGCAGCAAGGCCTGCCAGTGCTGGCCTACCTGGTCGATGGCGAGACCGCCGCCGTGGATTTCGTCACCGGGCGCGAGGGATTGCTGATGGCGCCGGTGTACGCCGTGCCCCGTCTGTTGGCGCGTAATGGGCTGACCTTGCAGGACTTCGATTATTACGAAATCCACGAAGCCTTTGCTGCGCAAGTCTTGTGCACCCTCAAGGCCTGGGAGGATGCCGAATATTGCCGTGAGCGGCTTGGGCTGGACGCGCCGCTTGGGGCCATCGACCGCAGCAAGCTCAACGTCAAGGGCAGCTCGCTGGCGGCAGGGCACCCGTTCGCGGCTACTGGCGGGCGGATATTGGCCAACCTGGCGAAGTTGCTGGCAACGGCCGGAAAAGGGCGTGGCTTGATATCTATCTGTGCTGCGGGTGGGCAAGGGATCACAGTGCTCGTAGAGCGCTGA
- a CDS encoding 3-oxoacyl-ACP reductase — MSDRYLGFANSNLGRRLVDALGLPRPAPLERWQAGRLRPVEGALVLGGGPLANQVEAIAPRLTEAVYSFNGDGLQAPAWVAGLGPKLKAVVFDASHLSDSDQLKQLREFFQPLLRSLAACAHVVILGRAPESLDDPLASVAQRALEGFSRSLAKELRNGATAQLLYVATGADAQLEGALRFFLSPKSAFVSGQVLRLQACAAQVEDWTRPLGGRRALVTGAARGIGAAIAETLARDGAEVMLLDVPQAQQDLDALAARLGGKALGLDICASDAPARLLEALPGGIDIVVHNAGITRDKTLANMTPEYWDAVLAVNLKAPQLLTQALHDGGALGDNARITLLASVSGIAGNRGQANYAASKAGLIGFAEAWAAKLAERGGSINAVAPGFIETHMTAAMPIGLREAGRRLSSLGQGGRPQDVAEAIAWLSQPGSGAVNGQVLRVCGQALMGA; from the coding sequence ATGAGCGATCGCTATCTCGGCTTTGCCAACTCCAACCTCGGTCGCCGCCTGGTCGATGCCCTTGGCCTGCCGCGCCCGGCACCGCTGGAGCGCTGGCAGGCGGGCCGCCTGCGTCCGGTGGAGGGCGCGCTAGTGCTGGGTGGCGGGCCACTGGCGAACCAGGTCGAGGCCATTGCCCCTCGCCTGACCGAAGCGGTGTACAGCTTCAATGGCGACGGCCTGCAGGCTCCCGCCTGGGTCGCCGGACTGGGGCCGAAACTCAAGGCCGTGGTATTCGACGCCAGCCATCTGTCCGACAGCGACCAACTGAAGCAGTTGCGCGAGTTCTTCCAGCCCTTGCTGCGCAGCCTCGCAGCCTGTGCCCACGTGGTGATCCTTGGGCGTGCGCCAGAATCCCTCGACGACCCGCTGGCCAGTGTCGCGCAGCGCGCTCTGGAAGGCTTCAGCCGCTCGCTGGCCAAAGAGCTGCGCAATGGCGCAACCGCGCAGTTACTGTACGTGGCAACGGGCGCGGACGCTCAGCTCGAAGGTGCCTTGCGCTTCTTCCTGTCACCCAAGAGTGCCTTTGTTTCCGGGCAAGTCCTGCGCCTGCAGGCCTGTGCCGCCCAGGTCGAAGACTGGACCCGCCCGCTCGGTGGCCGTCGCGCGCTGGTCACCGGCGCCGCACGCGGTATCGGCGCCGCCATTGCCGAAACCCTGGCGCGCGATGGTGCCGAGGTGATGCTGCTCGACGTGCCCCAGGCCCAGCAGGACCTCGATGCCCTTGCCGCGCGCCTGGGTGGCAAGGCCCTGGGCCTGGACATCTGCGCCAGCGATGCCCCGGCCAGGCTGCTCGAAGCACTGCCAGGCGGCATCGACATCGTTGTGCACAACGCCGGCATCACCCGTGACAAGACCTTGGCCAACATGACGCCGGAGTACTGGGACGCGGTGCTGGCGGTCAACCTCAAAGCCCCGCAGCTGTTGACCCAGGCCCTGCATGACGGTGGCGCGCTGGGCGACAACGCGCGTATCACCCTGCTGGCATCGGTCAGCGGCATTGCCGGCAACCGCGGGCAAGCCAACTATGCCGCGAGCAAGGCCGGCCTGATCGGCTTTGCCGAAGCCTGGGCGGCGAAGCTTGCCGAGCGCGGCGGCAGTATCAATGCCGTGGCGCCCGGCTTCATCGAAACGCACATGACCGCCGCCATGCCCATCGGCCTGCGCGAGGCCGGGCGGCGCCTGAGCTCGCTGGGCCAGGGCGGCCGCCCGCAGGATGTCGCCGAGGCCATCGCCTGGCTCAGCCAGCCGGGTTCGGGGGCGGTCAACGGCCAGGTGCTGCGCGTTTGCGGCCAGGCCTTGATGGGGGCCTGA
- a CDS encoding MaoC family dehydratase yields the protein MSRQWQDLHSTESRVSLYLRAVSKRKISGDTLPTSGLRSFIRVQPGNLAAYRRLCHFTDDGRLPGTYPHVMAFTLQLQLLTGHDFPFPLLGLVHLHNRIDVLRPLGGIDGLRFAVYADNLQAHAKGGTFDLVTEAEDGLGLLWRETSRMLVRGLKLDGQQNDSEENEPGTLAEVTRWYADGDIGRRYAKVCGDYNPIHLSALSARLFGFPKAIAHGMWSNAMALAALRTHMPNSGYRFEVGFRKPVRLPSEVVLSASEAGPAGELRLDGHGGLLHMAGRWAVL from the coding sequence ATGAGCCGCCAATGGCAAGACCTGCACAGCACGGAATCACGCGTCAGCCTCTACCTGCGCGCCGTCAGCAAACGCAAGATCAGCGGCGATACCCTGCCCACCAGCGGCCTGCGCAGCTTCATCCGCGTACAGCCCGGCAACCTCGCGGCTTACCGCCGCCTCTGCCACTTCACCGACGATGGCCGCTTGCCCGGCACTTACCCGCATGTGATGGCCTTCACCCTGCAACTGCAACTGCTGACCGGCCACGACTTCCCCTTCCCGTTGCTCGGGCTGGTTCATCTGCACAACCGCATCGACGTGCTCCGCCCGCTGGGCGGCATCGACGGGCTGCGCTTTGCTGTGTACGCCGACAATCTGCAGGCGCATGCCAAGGGCGGCACCTTTGACCTGGTCACCGAAGCCGAGGATGGCCTTGGCCTGCTCTGGCGTGAAACCAGCCGCATGCTGGTGCGTGGCCTGAAGCTCGATGGCCAGCAGAACGACAGCGAAGAGAACGAGCCTGGCACCCTGGCGGAAGTTACCCGCTGGTACGCCGACGGTGATATCGGCCGGCGCTACGCCAAGGTCTGCGGCGACTACAACCCGATTCACCTCAGTGCCCTCAGCGCACGCTTGTTCGGCTTCCCCAAGGCCATCGCCCACGGCATGTGGAGCAATGCCATGGCGTTGGCGGCCTTGCGTACGCACATGCCGAACAGTGGCTATCGCTTCGAGGTTGGCTTTCGCAAGCCAGTGCGTTTGCCATCGGAGGTTGTTCTGAGTGCCAGCGAAGCGGGGCCAGCGGGTGAACTGCGGCTGGATGGGCATGGCGGGTTGCTGCACATGGCAGGGCGCTGGGCAGTGCTCTAG
- a CDS encoding MazG-like family protein — MNLQELTERLHQIRDSNDWRGFHSPKNLAMAASVEMAELVEIFQWLSEDQSRQLPADQLAHAGQEVGDVVLYLLLLCSELGLDMEQVVRAKLADSERRFAR; from the coding sequence ATGAACCTGCAAGAACTCACCGAACGCCTGCATCAGATCCGCGACAGTAACGACTGGCGCGGCTTCCACAGCCCGAAGAACCTGGCGATGGCCGCCAGCGTCGAAATGGCCGAGCTGGTGGAAATCTTCCAGTGGCTGAGCGAGGACCAATCGCGTCAGTTGCCCGCCGATCAGCTGGCCCACGCCGGCCAGGAAGTCGGCGATGTAGTTCTGTACCTGTTGCTGCTGTGCAGCGAACTGGGCCTGGACATGGAGCAGGTGGTACGGGCCAAGCTGGCCGATAGCGAGAGGCGTTTCGCGCGATGA
- a CDS encoding methyltransferase domain-containing protein — MNDRHFDELATRFAEKIYGGAKGAIRLAVLQADLAEALPDRPLRVLDIGAGLGHMALWLAQRGHAVTLAEPAAPMLEGAQARFAEAGQTATFIQAPWQELLGQLTEPYDLVLCHAVLEWLAEPHSILPVLHQLTAPGGWLSLAFYNRDALVYRNLLKGHFRKLRSNRLEGEKQSLTPQKPLDPRELKAQLETMWQVESESGVRVFHDYMPKEFQDKAELLDLLEMELAHRRHPSFAGLGRYLHWMCRPC; from the coding sequence ATGAACGACCGTCACTTCGATGAACTGGCCACACGCTTTGCCGAGAAGATCTACGGCGGCGCCAAGGGCGCGATCCGCCTGGCTGTGCTCCAGGCCGACCTGGCCGAGGCCCTGCCCGATCGACCGCTGCGGGTGCTCGACATTGGCGCCGGCCTGGGCCACATGGCCTTGTGGCTGGCCCAGCGTGGGCACGCAGTAACGCTGGCCGAACCCGCCGCACCGATGCTCGAAGGTGCCCAGGCGCGCTTCGCAGAAGCGGGGCAAACGGCAACATTCATCCAGGCACCGTGGCAAGAGCTGCTTGGCCAGCTCACCGAACCTTATGACCTGGTGCTGTGCCACGCCGTGCTGGAATGGCTGGCCGAACCGCACAGCATCCTGCCGGTGCTGCATCAACTGACGGCCCCGGGTGGCTGGCTGTCGCTGGCGTTCTACAACCGCGACGCCCTGGTCTACCGCAACTTGCTCAAGGGCCATTTCCGCAAGCTGCGCAGTAACCGCCTGGAAGGTGAAAAGCAGAGCCTGACCCCGCAAAAACCGCTTGATCCACGGGAGCTCAAGGCGCAACTTGAAACCATGTGGCAAGTCGAAAGCGAGAGTGGCGTGCGCGTCTTCCACGACTACATGCCCAAGGAATTCCAGGACAAGGCCGAGCTGCTCGACCTGCTGGAAATGGAACTGGCCCACCGCCGTCACCCAAGCTTCGCCGGGCTCGGCCGCTACCTGCACTGGATGTGCCGCCCCTGCTGA
- a CDS encoding DUF4136 domain-containing protein yields MPYRLLCLALLPLTLAACQASNPYVASSRPLPPAPAQAANTFDASAYPAAPRDYGHYRSWSWRGGQLPSGNADADPAQIADAVSGALDQHGLRPARGTTGDLLVSADMRLERRLRQVRDYDTYDPYYGPYPYGGVGFGGYRNGYGAYGSVPIVRTYEVEVMVVRIDLFDARNGQPVWSASAESGSDKSSPRDRETALRESVHKALSGYPPS; encoded by the coding sequence ATGCCGTACCGTCTGTTGTGCCTGGCCCTGCTGCCGCTCACCCTGGCCGCCTGCCAGGCCAGCAACCCTTACGTGGCCAGCAGCCGCCCATTGCCGCCCGCCCCTGCGCAAGCGGCCAACACTTTCGACGCCAGTGCCTACCCGGCGGCGCCGCGCGATTACGGGCACTACCGCAGCTGGAGCTGGCGCGGCGGCCAGCTGCCAAGCGGCAATGCCGACGCCGACCCGGCGCAAATTGCCGATGCCGTCAGCGGCGCCCTCGACCAACATGGCCTGCGCCCTGCCCGGGGCACCACCGGCGACCTGCTGGTGAGTGCCGACATGCGCCTGGAGCGGCGCCTGCGCCAGGTGCGTGACTATGACACCTACGACCCTTACTACGGCCCGTACCCCTATGGTGGTGTCGGCTTCGGCGGCTACCGCAACGGTTACGGCGCCTACGGCAGCGTGCCGATCGTGCGCACCTACGAAGTGGAGGTGATGGTGGTGCGCATCGACCTGTTCGATGCCCGCAACGGCCAGCCGGTGTGGAGCGCCAGCGCTGAAAGCGGCAGCGACAAAAGCTCGCCGCGCGATCGCGAGACCGCCTTGCGCGAATCGGTTCACAAGGCGCTCAGCGGCTATCCTCCCAGTTAA
- a CDS encoding DUF4136 domain-containing protein, which produces MLRRLVLLSFALLLAACSSNNVQQDFDASRDFAAYRSWAWQEPGLQYRPDDPRIKSDLTEQRIRAAVADQLDQRGLRPAQGNARPDVTVRAYLIVEQRQQQITTNYGGAWGGYWNGYWGGPMYNETRSVDYKVATIQIDMFDGRDGKLVWRGSAEQIMNNYPPSPDERNSAIQKTVAQVLGNYPPGRAK; this is translated from the coding sequence ATGTTGCGCCGCCTCGTTCTACTGTCATTTGCGTTGTTGCTCGCCGCCTGCTCAAGCAACAATGTTCAGCAGGATTTCGACGCCAGCCGCGATTTCGCCGCCTATCGCAGCTGGGCATGGCAGGAGCCGGGCCTGCAATACCGCCCGGACGATCCGCGCATCAAGAGCGACCTGACCGAACAGCGCATCCGCGCGGCAGTCGCCGACCAGCTCGACCAGCGTGGCCTGCGCCCCGCCCAGGGCAACGCCAGGCCTGATGTCACGGTCCGCGCTTACCTGATCGTCGAACAACGCCAGCAACAGATCACCACCAACTATGGCGGCGCCTGGGGCGGGTACTGGAACGGTTACTGGGGCGGCCCGATGTACAACGAAACCCGCAGCGTCGACTACAAAGTGGCAACCATTCAGATCGACATGTTCGATGGCCGTGACGGCAAGCTGGTCTGGCGCGGCAGCGCCGAGCAGATCATGAACAACTACCCGCCTAGCCCCGACGAGCGCAACAGCGCAATCCAGAAGACCGTTGCCCAGGTGCTCGGCAACTACCCACCGGGCCGGGCGAAATAA
- a CDS encoding A24 family peptidase, translating to MQSIVLLMWLALCTEQDIRERQIANLLTLGAAAGALVWLFATGHSWIGADASDAGWALAIVMLLTLPGYMLGRFGADDVKLMGALALATSPQYVLGTFIGAGVSVVLWLLTRRRLWTLLNPKVKKRLATLTEQMGDKQAFVPYVLAGFLLTAVWIQ from the coding sequence ATGCAAAGCATTGTTCTCCTGATGTGGCTTGCCTTGTGCACTGAACAAGATATCCGCGAGCGCCAGATCGCCAACCTGCTGACCCTGGGTGCCGCCGCTGGCGCCCTGGTCTGGCTGTTCGCCACTGGCCACAGCTGGATTGGCGCCGATGCCAGCGACGCCGGCTGGGCCTTGGCCATCGTCATGCTACTGACGCTGCCAGGCTACATGCTGGGCCGCTTTGGCGCCGACGATGTCAAGCTGATGGGCGCACTGGCCTTGGCGACCAGCCCGCAATACGTGCTCGGCACCTTCATCGGTGCTGGCGTCAGCGTGGTGCTGTGGCTGCTGACCCGCAGGCGGCTGTGGACGCTGCTCAACCCTAAAGTGAAGAAGCGCCTGGCCACCCTGACCGAGCAAATGGGCGACAAGCAAGCCTTTGTCCCCTACGTACTGGCGGGCTTTCTGCTCACGGCTGTATGGATCCAATGA
- a CDS encoding response regulator transcription factor translates to MNKPYSEVKVLVVDDQPLIVEQLCEFLEAQGHHCVAAHSTDEAIERFIGDAAIGLVLCDLHMPGRDGIELVRALKDIAGRQRMFEAIMLTGRADKQDVIRALREGFADYYQKPMDLDELLEGLRRQEQLMLERKANVQDLGNLNQRLQDLAGSIDELYQDLEKARGQGVHRRATDVVEEVEGDLPAAFEKLSPRQLEVARLVSKGKTNYQIACELGITENTVKLYVSQVLRLTHMHNRTQLALALTPSSSPVHQRFTTH, encoded by the coding sequence GTGAACAAGCCATACAGTGAGGTGAAGGTCCTGGTTGTAGATGACCAACCGCTGATAGTCGAACAGTTATGTGAATTCCTCGAAGCCCAGGGCCACCACTGCGTTGCGGCCCACTCCACCGACGAAGCCATCGAGCGCTTCATTGGCGACGCAGCCATCGGCCTGGTGTTGTGCGACCTGCACATGCCCGGTCGCGATGGCATCGAACTGGTTCGTGCCCTGAAGGACATTGCCGGGCGCCAGCGCATGTTCGAAGCGATCATGCTTACCGGCCGCGCCGACAAGCAGGACGTGATCCGCGCCCTGCGCGAAGGCTTTGCCGATTATTACCAGAAGCCCATGGACCTCGACGAACTGCTCGAAGGCCTGCGCCGCCAGGAGCAATTGATGCTGGAACGCAAGGCCAACGTCCAGGACCTGGGCAACCTCAACCAGCGCCTGCAAGACCTGGCCGGCTCCATCGATGAGCTCTACCAGGACCTGGAGAAAGCCCGCGGCCAGGGCGTTCACCGCCGCGCCACGGATGTCGTAGAAGAGGTAGAGGGCGATCTACCGGCGGCCTTCGAGAAACTCTCACCACGGCAACTGGAAGTCGCCAGGCTGGTGAGCAAGGGCAAGACCAATTACCAGATTGCCTGTGAACTGGGGATCACCGAGAACACCGTAAAGCTGTATGTGTCACAGGTGCTGCGTTTGACCCACATGCACAACCGCACCCAGTTGGCGCTGGCGTTGACACCAAGTTCATCGCCTGTGCATCAGCGGTTTACCACCCATTGA
- a CDS encoding ShlB/FhaC/HecB family hemolysin secretion/activation protein produces MRLLLMPLMLSPWASLVIAGPLPVFLDGHEYERRLPGANLPIEAYRPLAPSLHLAPPRAAIDTLPLKTRFVLHKVRFEGGTVYPLSELREHYQPLIGREVTVGELQQFTERLTQRYQHDGYLLSQAYLPDQDFADGRVHIVLVEGYVHDVRRDGDIGPAGAYLDQLLQRLQAERPLTRATLDRFIGLAQRIPGVTLQADLTQAERGESATRLTVKAWRRPFDAALTLGDGSRDSLQGLIKVASNAQTRFAEQLTASVLLPPGNDHTEYQRLDYSQHLDAQGSQLLLSAARYRSEPRTPVRLEHGSQFFQQIESERYAIGLGQPVIVTPDEWLAVTGHLYSVSEHDEDRSGGLGRNDTYVRALSFEGDWRKIEPGRLRMVSAGVYQGLDYLGARSDADYDMDFLRFRVAGLQSDQLLQRWKGVLSGALYWTDDRLPDSERAVFGGQYFGHGYPQDQAAGDKGWGVAYELNYSIRPGAGWVRLVQPYALLDAAQAWYNGGPFEDARMRSAALGVRLGDGRYGNVALEVAKPLADVALDSMSRKPRWMVNFSYLLE; encoded by the coding sequence ATGCGTCTTCTGCTGATGCCTCTTATGCTGTCGCCCTGGGCTAGCCTGGTGATCGCCGGGCCCTTGCCGGTGTTTCTCGATGGCCATGAATACGAGCGCCGCCTGCCCGGTGCGAACCTGCCGATCGAGGCCTACCGCCCGCTTGCCCCAAGCCTGCACCTGGCACCGCCCAGGGCTGCGATCGACACGTTGCCGCTGAAGACCCGCTTCGTGTTGCACAAGGTGCGCTTCGAGGGCGGTACGGTCTATCCGTTGAGTGAGCTGCGCGAGCATTATCAGCCATTGATCGGCCGCGAAGTGACGGTCGGCGAGTTGCAGCAGTTCACCGAACGCCTGACCCAGCGCTACCAGCACGATGGCTACCTGCTTTCGCAGGCATACCTGCCTGATCAGGATTTTGCCGATGGCCGCGTGCACATCGTGTTGGTCGAGGGGTATGTCCACGACGTGCGGCGTGACGGGGATATCGGGCCCGCTGGCGCTTATCTCGACCAGTTGCTGCAGCGCCTGCAGGCAGAGCGCCCGCTGACCCGAGCGACGCTCGACCGGTTCATCGGCCTGGCCCAGCGCATCCCCGGCGTGACGCTGCAGGCAGATTTGACCCAGGCCGAGCGCGGCGAGAGCGCCACGCGGCTTACCGTCAAAGCCTGGCGCAGGCCCTTCGATGCGGCGCTGACCCTCGGCGATGGCAGCCGCGACAGCCTGCAGGGGCTTATCAAGGTTGCCAGCAATGCCCAGACCCGCTTTGCCGAGCAGTTGACGGCCAGCGTGCTGCTGCCACCGGGTAATGATCACACCGAATACCAGCGTCTCGATTACAGCCAGCACCTGGATGCGCAGGGCAGCCAGTTGCTGTTATCGGCCGCGCGCTATCGCAGCGAGCCGCGCACGCCTGTGCGCCTGGAGCACGGTTCGCAGTTCTTCCAGCAGATTGAAAGCGAGCGTTATGCGATTGGGCTTGGCCAGCCGGTGATCGTCACACCAGATGAATGGCTGGCGGTGACTGGGCATCTTTATTCGGTCAGTGAGCATGACGAAGATCGCTCTGGTGGCCTGGGGCGCAACGACACCTACGTACGTGCGCTGTCGTTCGAAGGCGATTGGCGCAAGATCGAGCCCGGGCGGCTACGCATGGTCAGCGCTGGGGTGTATCAGGGGCTGGATTATCTGGGCGCACGCAGCGATGCCGATTACGACATGGACTTTCTGCGTTTTCGCGTCGCCGGCTTGCAGAGCGACCAACTGTTGCAGCGCTGGAAGGGCGTGCTGTCAGGCGCCTTGTACTGGACCGACGACCGGCTGCCCGACAGTGAACGTGCGGTTTTTGGCGGGCAGTACTTCGGCCATGGCTACCCGCAGGACCAGGCCGCTGGGGACAAAGGTTGGGGTGTGGCGTATGAGCTGAACTACAGCATCCGGCCCGGCGCTGGTTGGGTCAGGCTGGTGCAGCCTTATGCGCTGCTGGATGCTGCCCAGGCCTGGTACAACGGTGGGCCATTCGAAGATGCCAGGATGCGCTCGGCAGCCTTGGGTGTGCGGCTTGGGGATGGGCGATACGGCAATGTGGCACTGGAAGTGGCCAAGCCTCTGGCGGACGTGGCGTTGGATAGCATGAGCCGAAAGCCGCGTTGGATGGTGAACTTCAGCTACTTGTTGGAGTGA